A genome region from Planctomycetota bacterium includes the following:
- a CDS encoding universal stress protein, with protein sequence MTEKKSPGASLRILVPSDGSPESAAALATVAVWSVSCRPEVLVLYVVEPGRARKDEADVRRICEDQRLRSLDLRILTAQGRPAEAIRAAAREQRVDLIAMTTHGRTGIRRLVLGSVTEQVIRRSDIPVLVSRSEGALPPEGRILVPLDGSRVAEGILPDAIRAARILHTTLEVVQVVPEEVLPGAAGFHPPVRDPMPYLKGLCAGVEGQGVEASAAVLKGPVVASLLEHARSRRVRLICAATYGRRGLARWVMGSSAEELLRESPCPVLVHRLESYASRFPRRDRLRSGGLS encoded by the coding sequence ATGACGGAAAAGAAAAGTCCCGGCGCTTCGCTTCGAATCCTGGTGCCCTCGGATGGATCGCCGGAATCCGCGGCCGCCTTGGCGACGGTGGCCGTCTGGTCGGTTTCGTGCAGGCCGGAGGTCCTCGTTCTGTACGTCGTCGAACCCGGCCGCGCCCGGAAGGACGAGGCGGACGTTCGCCGGATCTGCGAGGACCAGCGGCTTCGGTCTTTGGATCTTCGGATCCTCACGGCGCAGGGACGCCCGGCGGAGGCCATTCGAGCCGCAGCCCGGGAGCAAAGGGTCGATCTGATCGCCATGACCACCCACGGACGCACGGGTATCCGCCGTCTGGTGCTTGGAAGCGTGACGGAACAGGTGATTCGGCGCTCCGATATTCCTGTCCTCGTCTCCCGCTCGGAAGGCGCATTGCCGCCCGAGGGACGGATTCTGGTTCCTCTGGACGGCTCGCGGGTCGCCGAGGGGATTCTGCCCGACGCGATTCGGGCCGCGCGGATCCTTCATACGACGTTGGAGGTGGTTCAGGTCGTGCCCGAAGAGGTGCTTCCGGGCGCAGCGGGCTTTCATCCCCCGGTGCGGGATCCGATGCCCTATCTGAAAGGCCTTTGCGCCGGCGTGGAGGGGCAGGGGGTCGAAGCGTCCGCGGCTGTTTTGAAGGGGCCCGTGGTGGCGTCTCTTTTGGAGCATGCCCGCTCGCGACGCGTCCGGCTGATCTGCGCCGCCACCTATGGACGGCGGGGGCTCGCCCGGTGGGTGATGGGCAGCTCGGCCGAGGAGCTTTTGCGGGAATCCCCTTGTCCCGTGCTGGTTCATCGACTCGAGTCGTATGCCTCCCGGTTCCCGCGCCGGGATCGGCTCCGTTCAGGAGGACTCTCATGA
- a CDS encoding universal stress protein produces the protein MSLFERILVPLDGSPLAEKALGQVRRILRRADAEAVLIRAVEPPAVAGDFYTLAESLEEEADRYLAGVERSLSDEGARVRRVVRRGPAAETLLSAADDERASLIVMTTHGRSGIARWILGSVTEKVLRASPVPVWVTRSFDDQGAPAEDSGPVRTVLVPIHEEASLAILPAIVDVARLHEGLEVRLVHVLPEGGSYSVPVPSLARAYHELRGHGIAVEPLLRKGDAASEILETAHSERADLIAMTTHGRSGPSRWALGSVTEKVLRGASIPLLVGNARCAWIGSARPAGAVGTRKG, from the coding sequence ATGTCGCTTTTCGAAAGAATCCTGGTCCCCCTCGACGGATCCCCTCTGGCCGAAAAGGCGCTCGGGCAGGTCCGCCGGATCCTGCGCCGTGCCGACGCGGAAGCCGTTCTGATCCGAGCGGTGGAACCGCCCGCGGTCGCCGGCGATTTCTACACTCTTGCGGAATCCCTCGAGGAGGAGGCCGATCGCTACCTCGCCGGCGTAGAACGCTCGCTGTCCGACGAGGGAGCGCGGGTCCGCCGGGTGGTACGCCGAGGGCCCGCGGCTGAAACGCTCCTCTCCGCGGCGGACGACGAACGGGCGAGCCTCATCGTTATGACCACGCACGGGCGCAGCGGCATCGCCCGCTGGATCCTCGGAAGCGTCACCGAGAAAGTGCTCCGCGCCAGCCCGGTTCCCGTGTGGGTGACCCGGTCGTTCGACGACCAGGGCGCTCCCGCGGAGGATTCAGGACCGGTCCGGACGGTTCTCGTTCCCATCCATGAAGAGGCGTCCCTCGCAATCCTCCCGGCAATCGTGGATGTCGCGCGGCTCCATGAGGGTCTTGAAGTCCGGCTCGTGCACGTTCTGCCGGAAGGCGGCTCGTACAGCGTTCCGGTTCCCTCTCTCGCGCGCGCGTACCACGAGCTCCGCGGGCACGGAATCGCCGTCGAACCCCTCCTCCGGAAGGGGGACGCGGCCTCCGAAATCCTCGAAACGGCTCACTCGGAGCGCGCGGATCTGATCGCCATGACCACCCACGGACGCTCGGGCCCCTCCCGCTGGGCTCTGGGAAGCGTGACGGAAAAGGTCCTCCGGGGGGCGTCCATTCCTCTCCTGGTGGGCAACGCCCGCTGCGCGTGGATCGGTTCGGCGCGGCCCGCCGGCGCGGTCGGCACGCGGAAGGGCTAG
- a CDS encoding nitric-oxide reductase large subunit, translated as MRERKLWIGLGVVLAGSFAVLGYYGREIYREAPPIPGRVITADGRVLMTGEDIRNGQNVWQSLGGHQLGSIWGHGAYVAPDWSADWLHREAVALANLWAGGDYRGLDSEKQAALKARLRRELRTNTYDPIRGELRVSPDRARAIEEVGRHYAGLFGDDPAFESLRDAYALPRGSLRDAERMRALNAFFFWTAWSCVTERPGKAITYTNNWPPDELVGNAPGGQVVVWSVISFVLLLAGIGGLAWYHAVLSRKPEEPCEHPRRDPLLALDPTPSMKATLKYFWVVAALIVVQVGLGAVTAHYGVEGSGFYGLPLAEWLPYSVARTWHTQLGIFWIATAWLATGLFVAPAVSGHEPWGQRAGVNFLFVCLLVIVGGSLAGQWLGVRQKLGLETNFWFGHQGYEYIDLGRFWQTFLLVGLFLWLGLMIRALAPALRRPGEHRSLLALFLLASAAIALFYAAGMMWGRRTHLAVVEYWRWWVVHLWVEGFFEVFATVVIAFLFTRMGLLRVKAATSAVLFSTIVFLAGGIIGTFHHLYFTGTPTAVLALGAVFSALEVVPLVLIGFEAYENLSLSRARPWVRAYRWPIYCFVAVAFWNLVGAGLFGFLINPPIALYYMQGLNTTPVHGHTALFGVYGMLGIGLMLFCLRGLAGRAVWKTKVLAFSFWAINLGLALMVLLSLLPVGLLQTWASVEHGMWYARSAEFLQTDTMNTLRWLRVVGDTIFAAGVLALGWFVLGLKTGWSVGKDSEEAFQEP; from the coding sequence ATCCGTGAGAGGAAGCTTTGGATCGGACTTGGAGTTGTTCTGGCCGGGTCGTTCGCCGTTCTGGGCTACTACGGCCGGGAGATCTACCGCGAGGCGCCGCCGATTCCCGGGCGGGTGATCACCGCCGACGGCCGGGTTCTCATGACGGGGGAGGACATCCGGAACGGTCAGAATGTCTGGCAGTCGCTCGGGGGGCATCAACTCGGGAGCATCTGGGGGCATGGGGCCTATGTGGCTCCGGACTGGTCGGCGGACTGGCTGCACCGGGAGGCGGTGGCGTTGGCGAACCTGTGGGCGGGAGGGGACTATCGCGGACTGGATTCGGAGAAACAGGCGGCGCTGAAGGCGAGGCTGCGGAGGGAGCTCCGGACGAACACGTATGATCCGATCCGCGGGGAACTTCGCGTGTCGCCGGACCGGGCCCGCGCGATCGAGGAGGTCGGTCGTCACTACGCGGGGCTTTTCGGGGACGATCCCGCCTTCGAATCCTTGCGCGACGCCTACGCGCTTCCCCGGGGAAGCCTGCGGGATGCCGAGCGGATGAGGGCGCTCAACGCCTTTTTCTTCTGGACGGCGTGGTCGTGCGTCACCGAACGTCCCGGGAAGGCGATCACGTACACGAACAATTGGCCGCCGGACGAGCTCGTGGGCAACGCGCCGGGCGGCCAGGTGGTCGTGTGGTCGGTCATCAGCTTTGTGCTGCTGCTGGCGGGGATCGGGGGTCTGGCCTGGTACCATGCGGTGCTCAGCCGAAAACCCGAGGAGCCTTGCGAGCATCCCCGCCGGGATCCTCTTTTGGCGCTCGACCCGACCCCCTCGATGAAGGCCACGCTCAAGTATTTCTGGGTGGTGGCGGCGCTCATTGTGGTGCAGGTGGGCCTGGGGGCCGTCACGGCGCACTACGGCGTCGAAGGCTCGGGCTTCTACGGCCTGCCCTTGGCGGAGTGGCTGCCGTACAGCGTGGCCCGGACGTGGCACACTCAGCTGGGCATCTTCTGGATCGCGACGGCGTGGCTGGCGACGGGGCTTTTTGTGGCGCCGGCGGTTTCGGGTCATGAGCCTTGGGGCCAGCGCGCCGGCGTCAATTTTCTTTTCGTCTGCCTGCTCGTCATCGTGGGCGGGTCGCTGGCCGGCCAATGGCTCGGCGTCCGGCAGAAGCTCGGTTTGGAGACGAACTTCTGGTTCGGTCACCAGGGGTACGAATACATCGATCTGGGGCGGTTCTGGCAGACGTTCCTTTTGGTGGGTCTTTTCCTGTGGCTGGGGCTCATGATCCGGGCGCTGGCGCCCGCGCTGCGGAGACCGGGGGAGCATCGATCGCTCCTGGCGCTCTTTCTTCTGGCCTCGGCCGCCATCGCTCTTTTTTACGCCGCCGGGATGATGTGGGGCCGGCGGACGCACCTGGCGGTCGTGGAGTACTGGCGGTGGTGGGTGGTCCATCTGTGGGTGGAGGGCTTCTTCGAGGTCTTCGCCACGGTGGTGATCGCGTTCCTCTTCACGCGGATGGGACTCCTGCGCGTGAAGGCGGCGACCTCGGCGGTCCTTTTTTCGACCATCGTGTTTCTGGCCGGGGGCATCATCGGAACGTTCCACCACCTCTATTTCACGGGGACTCCGACGGCGGTTCTGGCGCTCGGAGCCGTGTTCAGCGCGCTCGAGGTCGTTCCTCTCGTTCTGATCGGATTCGAAGCGTATGAGAATCTGAGCCTGAGCCGGGCCCGCCCCTGGGTGCGGGCGTACCGCTGGCCGATTTACTGCTTCGTGGCGGTCGCCTTCTGGAATCTCGTGGGAGCCGGATTGTTCGGATTTCTCATCAATCCGCCGATCGCGCTCTACTACATGCAGGGGCTGAATACCACGCCGGTGCACGGACATACGGCCCTCTTCGGAGTGTACGGGATGCTCGGAATCGGTCTCATGCTGTTCTGTCTGAGGGGGCTGGCGGGCCGCGCCGTCTGGAAGACCAAGGTTCTGGCGTTCTCGTTCTGGGCGATCAACCTCGGTCTGGCGCTGATGGTCCTTCTGAGTCTCCTGCCGGTCGGACTTCTGCAGACGTGGGCCAGCGTCGAGCACGGCATGTGGTACGCGCGGTCGGCGGAATTCCTTCAGACGGATACAATGAACACCCTGCGCTGGCTGCGCGTGGTGGGAGACACGATTTTCGCGGCGGGGGTTCTGGCGCTCGGGTGGTTCGTGCTGGGATTGAAGACCGGCTGGTCCGTAGGCAAGGATTCGGAAGAGGCCTTCCAGGAGCCGTAG
- a CDS encoding hemerythrin domain-containing protein, producing MKRTLLELMGVHESLRERFAEHRDLVVGLEFGKALESLEVFERELVDHMRAEEKHILPLYERRVGRIPGGDPQFFHLEHRNLLRNLSALKEALGRLAGDRGAGRRQAHEFLHREALFLHLLEHHDGREKNILYPSLDRVLTDGEREALLAVCGAQAKRGSSGP from the coding sequence ATGAAGCGGACGCTTCTGGAGCTCATGGGGGTGCACGAGAGTCTCCGCGAGCGTTTTGCGGAGCATCGGGACCTCGTGGTCGGCCTGGAATTCGGGAAGGCGCTGGAGAGTCTGGAGGTCTTCGAGCGGGAACTCGTGGACCACATGAGGGCGGAGGAGAAACACATTCTCCCGCTTTATGAGCGGCGGGTCGGGCGCATTCCCGGCGGGGATCCGCAGTTCTTCCATCTGGAGCACAGGAATCTGCTGCGGAACCTCTCCGCGCTCAAGGAGGCCTTGGGCCGGCTGGCGGGCGATCGCGGCGCGGGGCGGCGTCAGGCGCATGAGTTTCTGCACCGGGAGGCGCTGTTCCTGCACCTCCTCGAACATCATGACGGGCGGGAGAAGAATATACTGTATCCCAGTCTTGATCGGGTCCTCACCGACGGCGAGCGGGAAGCGTTGCTGGCCGTCTGCGGGGCGCAGGCAAAAAGGGGGAGTTCCGGCCCATGA